The Arachis hypogaea cultivar Tifrunner chromosome 19, arahy.Tifrunner.gnm2.J5K5, whole genome shotgun sequence genome has a window encoding:
- the LOC112777986 gene encoding uncharacterized protein: MEEALAAALIRENERKEQEPIYFISKVLQDTETRYSRLEKLAFTLLTAFRRLQQYFQAHPITVRTDQAVKQVLQKPDLAGRMLASSIELSQFQIKFEPWYAIKAQAMADFIAEMTPGNSTPESWKLHVDGSSNVTSGGAGVILESQNGVVIEQSVRYEFPVLNNQAEYEALLAGLALAKEVRAKTIEINTDSLVVSSQINGDYQTRDPLLQQYLAKVNKLKEEFNQITIRHVPKERNARADLLSKLASTKPGHDNKSLIQEVIKTPSISTTANTHLTLSNQGSWTYPILQYLLDGTLPEDPKEEKRTKREAANYTVVAGQLYKRGFSQLLLKCVEPGNTKYMLHEIHEGCCNHHIGGKTLAQKVIRAGYFWPTVIRDSTQLVKNCDKCQRHANIHQAAPHQLSIISAERPFGTWGIDLVGPFPTAPRQLRYLIVAIDYYTKWIKAEPLASITATQCRKFLWRQIITRFGIPEIVISDNGTQFADKKFREFLKGLRISHRFSSVEHLQTNGQVESANKVIVKGLKKWLDEAKGLWADELGSVLWSYRITPQTTTGETPF, from the coding sequence ATGGAAGAAGCGCTCGCAGCGGCGCTCATCCGCGAAAACGAGAGAAAGGAACAAGAACCTAtctacttcataagcaaagtcctACAAGACACGGAAACTCGCTACTCCCGCCTGGAAAAGCTAGCCTTCACACTCCTCACGGCCTTCCGACGTTTGCAGCAATACTTTCAGGCCCACCCCATAACTGTTCGAACCGACCAAGCGGTCAAACAGGTGCTACAGAAACCCGACCTAGCGGGAAGAATGCTAGCATCGTCCATCGAACTATCTCAGTTCCAAATCAAGTTCGAACCCTGGTACGCAATCAAAGCACAGGccatggccgactttatcgctGAGATGACCCCAGGAAACTCCACCCCCGAATCATGGAAACTACATGTTGACGGCTCATCGAACGTCACCTCCGGAGGTGCCGGAGTCATTCTCGAGAGTCAGAACGGGGTCGTAATCGAACAGTCAGTACGATACGAATTTCCAGTTTTAAataatcaagcggaatatgaggcccTCCTGGCAGGCCTAGCCCTGGCCAAAGAAGTCAGAGCAAAGACCATAGAAATAAATACCGATTCGCTAGTAGTCAGTTCCCAAATCAACGGAGACTACCAAACGCGAGACCCCCTGCTCCAACAATACCTTGCCAAGGTGAACAAACTAAAGGAAGAATTCAATCAAATCACCATACGGCACGTTCCCAAAGAACGAAATGCCAGAGCAGACCTCCTCtccaagctagccagcaccaaaccaggacacGACAACAAATCGCTAATTCAGGAAGTCATTAAAACACCGTCCATATCAACAACGGCTAACACTCACCTGACACTCTCCAACCAAGGATCATGGACCTACCCTATCCTACAATACCTCCTCGACGGAACACTACCTGAAGACCCCAAAGAGGAAAAACGGACAAAGAGGGAAGCCGCCAACTACACGGTCGTCGCAGGACAACTATACAAACGCGGATTCTCACAACTCCTGCTCAAATGCGTCGAACCCGGGAATACGAAGTACATGCTCCACGAAATCCACGAAGGTTGTTGCAACCACCATATCGGAGGAAAAACCCTTGCCCAAAAAGTCATCCGAGCCGGATACTTCTGGCCCACGGTTATCCGGGACTCCACGCAGTTAGTAAAAAACTGCGAtaaatgccaaaggcacgccaacATCCACCAAGCCGCCCCACACCAGCTCAGCATCATATCGGCAGAGCGGCCGTTCGGCACCTGGGGGATCGACCTTGTCGGACCCTTCCCTACGGCACCCAGACAACTCCGATACCTCATCGTCGCCATCGATTACTACACCAAGTGGATCAAGGCCGAACCCCTGGCTTCCATCACGGCAACCCAATGCCGAAAATTTCTCTGGCGACAGATCATCACCCGGTTCGGGATCCCCGAGatcgtcatctcggacaacggaacccAATTTGCTGACAAAAAGTTTAGAGAATTCCTAAAAGGACTACGCATATCCCACCGCTTCAGCTCGGTAGAACACCTCCAGACAAACGGACAGGTAGAATCCGCAAACAAAGTAATCGTCAAAGGACTCAAGAAATggctcgacgaagccaaaggTCTATGGGCCGACGAACTCGGATCGGTCCTATGGTCATACCGAATAACACCCCAAACgaccacaggagaaacacctttcTGA